The Phocoena sinus isolate mPhoSin1 chromosome 8, mPhoSin1.pri, whole genome shotgun sequence nucleotide sequence tttaaataaaaatgacagcacacacataaaatgtataattttgggTCAGACAGCTTTATCATGGTATTTTAGCttgtaaaataaagttttttggggttttttttgccttttatatatgtttttcctaGTTGTAAAGGTAAAGCATATTCATTTCAGAAAGCTGGGATTATCCAGAAAGGaatcagaatgaaaagaaaaatcagcctTAATTTTATAACCCAGAGAATATCCACAgtaaaatacagattcttttgTCTGATAATTGggatcatttttttaatcaaacatagtttgatagggaattttgttttataatgtttcaattttttttttttttttttgacctcgCCACGTGGCTTGCGTGATtctacttccccgaccagggattgaacctgcgccctcagcagtgaaagtgtggggtcctaaccactggactgccagggaattcccttgtattttattaattGAATTTTACATCTTTGGCTGCACTGCTTTCTTTAAGGGCCACTGAAAGCCTGCCCCACTCTCAGAGCTGCCTTTTTTAGGTGACAGGCTAAAtcctttcatataattttaagtaGCATAAGATTATTTAACAGATACATCactatatttgaaaagaatagtTAAGATGCTTGTGAATGTGGTCTTGGATGACACAAATATTGTTTGGTATGACTGGCTTGTTTCATAAGAAAGTGTTGGTCTAGCTCTGCATTGTGTAATACTGAGGCTATTATCCACTTGTGGCTaaactatttaaattaattaaaataaaagattcagtTATTCAGGTGCACTAGTCAAATTTTgggtgctcagtagccacatatggctagtgcTAACATATCagtcatatataaaatatttgctcatCATTACAGAAAGTTTTGTTGGCCAATGCTGATTTAGATGCTGTTACATGAGAAAATGGTTTCAAGAACTGAGATGAAAACTCTTAGGAAGGGAAACACAATAGatcatttcaaaaatttaaatgatctATCTTAGGAATTGAGGAATAGACCTAGgatatttcaaaaaacaaaaccagaaacaataGGAAGACTATGGCTACCTCAAATTTGAGTGCCTGATGACAGGTGCTATGTTAAGTCAACTTACATATATGATACCAATCTTGAGTGAggttactgatgaggaaactgagggccagagagaTCAGTTAACTTGCTTAGCAtcatacagccaaaaaaaatggcTCAGGTCTATGTGCTTCTAAAGAACTATACCACACTAGATGAAAGCTTCAAAGATAGAATTTACCTTAATCTTATGAGTACAGCTTTCCAATGATATAAATAAGATGACTTTTGAAGTAGGTAACTATCATTAGGACAGCTCAAGCTGAGCCTGAATAATCATCTGTGAAGAATCCTGGGAATTGTTCCCTCTGTaaggaatgtttttaaatatgttctaAGATTCTATGAAAGAACAATACCTATGGAAACAGTGAATTGAGAAAACGAAGTGTAACGTTTCTGTAGTATATTGATActccccaccctggcccctgcCATTTTCATTCCTGTTTGGATTCTTTGAGGTTTTCAGTGAAAACTGctgtgtggtttttttccctgttacaGACCAAACTGCCTAATGTAAAGGAGTAGAGCAAGCAATGTGGGAGAGACGGTATTGGGAACACTAGAGAAGTAGGCTCTTGGCTAAGTGGGTAGTGTTGAATAATTCATTCAGCCTTTTGTTGTAGATCCCAGAATTGTACCTCATGTGATAAATTACAAGTCTTATTTATTCATACTTAGATGTAggttatttttacagttttatttttgtgtacagatTTGCTTAACCATCACTGAATTTCTAGGTCAGGTTCAGGTAACTGAAGAGCCTTTATAAGTAGTTTATATTGTCTAGACCCAAGGTATGCTGCAAACCCAGTCTGGAGCAAAATGGGAAATAACATCTTTCTAAAGACAGGCTTAGAAATCCTAATCCAGTAATTTAAGATGTTTCCTTTCTCGGGTAGCAGGGCTGAGTTATACCTGTAAGAAAACATTGAGACAGTTCACTAGAAAAGACAGTTGTATCAAGTGGCCAATCTGTGTACAATACATATTAATTCCAGAAGTCTTAAAACTAGCTTAGGTAAAGACTGAGGTAATGCTATTCTCTTCAATGTCTATTAGTCATAAAAACTGTCCTTTTCTCCGTTTCACCTCTGGAAGCTCATATAGTATAGATTGCTTGGTACAAGAGTTCATCAGAGAATAACTGAATTATTTTGGCTTATAGCGAGACATTTTCTGATGGAATTTTCTTTTAGAGGAAGTACTCAAACCCTAAGAACATTATGCATATAATGTAGTTTTCATGCTAGTCACAGTACTTTTTGTAGCTTTGTAGCTAGTATTCAATATATAAAGCTAAGAACCTGAACTACACACCCAAGAGGTAGTgtgataaatttctagaagtgttTTCAAATTCTTGAGAAGTATTCTTTGATTACCTAGAAAAAACAAGTCTTGTTAACTCTTTCAAGTCAAACAGGTAACATTcccttaaaaatagaaaatgtacttGCTGTTTtaaagtttgcattttctaggcaatcatttatatatattactaaAGTTTTTCGATAATTATGGAAAGCAATCCTACCTGGCTGCTAGGCCACCATTCACAGGGATAGCCAAGAAAACAGGGTACAGGCCACCAAAAACAAGACCAACCAGTCCACCTCGTGTTATGGTACAGGTTTCACAATGTAAATCACCTAGGAAATAAATTAGTTCTGCAAATGAATAGTcaagcaaacatttaaagaatgcaAGGTCCTCTTTTATGTATCACAGATACTCAATTTTCAGGCAGTAATACAGCAAATGCATTTCTACAAGGCATGTTAAAAGGTATAATTACACATATGGATAATCTAAAACAGCCAGGAATAACTGATAAAGCCATCTTAGGGAAAATTCCCTAATTTGTTTTGAACTTGAATATAATACTCAGTTTGCACTGCTTCTAGCTTTTTGCGCATGTATTAACAAACCTGAgctaatatttttgtctttaagaaACTTTTTAAACCCATGGGAAATTTAACAATTTGATTTATCTTACATTTTTACATTATGCagtgtgatttcatttttataaaattgtttattcatttccaGATTAGTACAAggtattaaaaatagaaagctaCGCTAACCTATGTTTTCACTCATTCTGTTCAGCTTATTGTGCAATAGGTTTCCCTGCACATAAAAATTCTTTCCACACTGATCTTGGGGATTCAAGCAAGTACTCACCTAATTTAAACAAATCTGAAGTAGCACTTAAGAGAATTTAAATGGACTGCCTCCCTACTACCACCTatggtaataatttttttttaattattaatcagAAATTCTTTCATGATTTACCTATGCTTGGAGTACTGAGCAAATATGGTGAACTGTCCAAAGGAAATCAAGTCTCCATGTATTTGATAACTATTGCACATATACACATTTAGGGCTTTTAGAGATTTAGTGATTTTTATGGGAACAAGATAAAGAGTCTTGTTCCCATAAAAATTTTCTCCCCCTTAagaaaattctataattttttaaaaattaaggcagtcagcatttaaaaaaaaataaagtttccaaatatttcttaCTAAACACTGTAGGAGAGAGAAGTTAGATAAAGGAAAGTATTTAGAAttactgtgtatatattttacttgtttgGTAGACCATGCTAATCTGAATTAATTGCTGCTTTACATAGAGAGGCTAGCAAGGTTCAGTCTTATCCAAGCAGTGACTGTATTACAGCATATAGCCAATTGCTACAATTATTTAAGGATTAATGTAAGGTGCAAATAATGTACATATACCAAAGCAAACTTGTTGGTGACAGTGAAACAGAATTTACCTGTATTCAAAGGTAAACTTACAAAACCTTTGTAAGATACGTGTGCCATCAAAAATGGGATCACTGCCATTGGTAAGCCAGCAGCTACAGGAGCCTGTGTCACATGTAGGATGCGTCGAAAGAGACTATTTGCTATTAGGCCACAGAGGGCAGCATTAAGTCCAATATATGTTGATCCATTTTCAAGCAGATTCCTGAGTCGGTGAGAAAAAACAGTAACTGTTTTTGGCTGTATTGCGTGTGTTAGCTCTCCAACAATTCTGGCATATGTTACAGAACTTATCAGGACTTTAGGATTAACAGGATCCAACATTTATATCTTATAGCtccataaaacaaaaaccttttaaaatcattgtttttCATACAGAGTTTTATTCTAAAAGGCTTTGAATCTGGTCAACACTTCAAGGATACAGTGGTACATTTAGTTTTGCTAAATGTATTGTGGGAATTTGCAAAGAATATTGGTATGGAAATTCCACCATCCCCCCACCAAGTATATAGCAGGGAAGAGCTTCTGAAGAGTCTGACTTGGATGCCTCTCTAGGCTCCCACAATACCCAATACTTATTTCTGTAGCAAAACACATTATAAGGTGGTATTAGCTTATCACAGATTTACCTGTCAGGCTTCCTAACTAGCCTGTAAACAACTTGAAGACAGTGGATACAAAGATATAAATATCTTGGTTtcaacagcacctggcacacagaaggcatTCAATAAGGTGAAATTGATGTTTCCTTTTACTCTTCCTTGAAGCATTAGAGTTAGGATTAGGGGGTGGAGGATGCGTACTAACATTTAAGGGATCCTCTATGCTAGGTACTTTTTATAAGAGCtcattgaaataagaaaaaattgatGTTTTGGgatagtaagtggtagaactggCTTTTAAGGAAGGCATGTATGAGATTTAAAATGCATGTTCTATGCATTCTttagttttggggaaaaaaactaaaactgctGAATATTGAAAGTATCCAATTCAAAGCCTTCAGCCTATCACTTCTTTACCATCTGCTTTGCTTCCTATAACACAGGTGTCAACCTCTTAATTTTCTCATTACTCTTAATTAGCCAAACTAGCCACACACAATATCCCCTCTAACTTCTATGGTTAACACTCAAGACAGGTTTTCTAGGAATTCCTAATTGAGCTTTCTACATTGTATAAGGTACTACTTTTCTTACCTGTCACTTTGCAATCACAATGGTACTTGTCATTCAATCATTGAGCACTTATTGCATGCCGCAGACTTGGTGATGAAGGCACAAAAAATTATCTTCGGTGTTTTCATAGTTTATTATTGGAGAATGAAAGATACGTAAACTTgatatattggattggccaaaaagttcgttcggatttttccatgaaaaatgcGAACAAACATTTTGATCAACCCAGTAtaacaaaagtattaaaatggtAATGTTAGTACAAGGGAGGCAGTTTAGAAACTTAGGGTACataagacaatttttaaattgtgatgaGGGCCTAGAGAGCTACCAAACAACAAAACACATGAATGTGAAAAGACCTGTGTATTCTTGTGGGAGCCAAGGGAATGGGAAACTCGAGCACttcctctaaaatatttttattttatcttcataacaATACTGTGAAATatgtattatcttcatttttagtCATAGGAACAAATGcccatatatattacatattatatacattgtaatattattatatatataattatatacattgtAATATGTTGATATattaatgttaaatattattaaaaattacataaataagtACCTAAATATAACGAGTGTAACTGGAATCTGAATAGCAACGTTTGCTGTCTCCCAACCAGATTTTAATTTCCTGTGGCTTAAAGTCACATTGTTCAGTTAATAATTCAATACAAAATTGTTATTATCTAGCAGCCCCATTGCCAGTCAGTGTTCCCAAAAAGTGCCTATACAATTAGAAACGTGAACTCAAGATTTTTTGGCAAGATAATACCCATAAAGTAACTAGATACATGAACtaacaaatgaaatataagaCCAGAAATAACAAGTGGCAATGAAATAGATGGCACATGAAattattttgtagattaaaaagTGAAGTGTTTGATACTAAAGTTTCATACATTTAAGAACTTTTCAAATAACTATTAAACATATCTAAATTGGTAATGCAAGAAATGAGGATTCAAACTTAGGAGAACTAGGATGGATAAAatagaagcagaggaaaaataGCGAACAAAGATGAGATGCTGTCATCTGCCCTGTTTAGGTGCCACTGTTCAAAAGCAGTTTATTCCAAATTAAAGCTTACTTTGCAGTTCCAGATTACTTCCCCATTGATTACTATTTCTAATTTGGGAAAGTCCCAGTAACACAGCCTGCTTGCTTCTCTTCAAGGCTGTCACATCTCTATTCTTCCTGGCTTTCCTACCTTACTGGCTGGAAAACATGGGCACATGTCTTTTATTTGCTTAAAAAGTTTCGTTTACCTCtgggaaacaataacaaaaaacgaTGTACACTGTGTGTTTgtggtgggggaaagggaggctGGATATACATCTTATTACTGCCCTTGGTTTATGGGTTCTTCCTTGTGAGCTTGGTGTCAGCAAGATTGGAATTTGTGCAAGATAGTAAGATTATACTTCCAAAATGTATTCAATCCATCCTTTTTTCACTTCATCTGCCACCACCACTCACCAGGATTACTATGCAGTTTTTCCTACtggtcttcttccttttctcGCTACCTTAAATCTGCTTTCCAAAAAGCAACTGTAATGTTCTTTGGAAATGTTAGCTGGATCATTCCCTGCTTAAAACTCCTCCTGTTCCTTCAACCTTATGCCCACTTCCCTTGTACTTTAGTAACACTGGTTCCTCAAATATGACTAACTCGTTGCTCTCTGTGGCCTAGGCATATGccattccttcctcctccccaggctgACTCTTCTTCATCCTTTTTGGTCTCAGATTTTCAGTTTAAATGGAATATTAGAGAGGCTGCCTGAAGAACATTTTGTGGGAGAGTACTGGAGTTCACTCAGCGTTGTCTTCAAAGATCAGTATGTTTCctatataaatttaataatatcttAAAGATCTTTTAGCCATGATCCCATTTCTCTGACATTCCTTGTCTAGTTATGTGTGTTACATGGCACTCTCTTAGACTAGTAAGTGTAATGATAGAAATGAATTGAGAAAGAAGACAGTTTAAAGgtttgttatttaaattattccaTAAATATATACATCTGCCTATACTGTAAGCCAGATGGAAAAACTGGGAGAAATGAATTTTAGCCTTGACTTAAAGGAAAATGgctaatctctctgagccttggtgttCTCATCAACGTAataaaaaaaactcaatttcctTCTGACATTCTATGTTTATATTCAAACCAAATAAATTTGAGATGAATCAATGATGAAAGTCCACCtgataaaagaattttttaattaagaagggATCGTACCTTTCTGCTTCTGGAAGTTGGTTAATTTTTCTGGTTATGATTTCAAATAAGTTCTTCTTGACAGTACCATCTGGTTTATGATTTTCCATCTTGAGCcttaaattaaaatgtcatttttcaatAATGTGTATCTATAGAGCTTATAAAAAGCCTTTGGAAGaccataatatttaatttttaaaagaagcagcCATAGCTTTATTTCATAATCTGAAAATTAATGCATTagacaccccccaaaaaacccccacaattctatgaaatagaaaccagAACATGGAAGACAACACATAAAGCTTATAGGAAAATACAGAATATCTTTGTAACccttaaaaatattgtaaatttgCAAACAGCACTAACCATAAACACATAAAGCTAATATTAAACTAATATTAACCAATTAAAATGACCTTGGTGTTCATTTACAGATACATAAAGATAAGCCAGttggggagaaaatgtttgcaatgtAACTGACAAGGAGTAGTTGGTACCCAGAATATGTAAAGTATTGAATagtacaaatcaataagaaaaaggcaaCCAACCAATAGAAAAACTGACAAAATGtttgaacaggcacttcacaaaGAGAATAGtcaaaacagacaataaatatgaaaatatgcttaacCACTATAAtcaggaaaatagaaattaaatttcaattaCTGGCAAGAATGTGGGGTAACTGAAACTCATGTGCTGCTGGTGGAAGCAtaggtacaaccactttggaaaagaatttggTACTTAATAAGTAGAAGACACACACTCAGCAATTTCACATCTAGGTACACCctagagcagaggtcagcaaacttctctaaaagggccagatggtaaacaTCTTAGGCTTTGCGGGTCACATAATGGTCTTTTGTcgaatacttaaaaaaaaaaaaaaaaaaaaaaaaaaaaaatatatatatatatatatatatatatatatatatatataaaacattttggcTGGCCGTAAAGAAACAAGCGATAGGCTTCGTCTGGCCCACAGGCAGGTAGTTTGTTGATCTCTGCGCTAGTTCAGGTGAATAAAAGATTAAGGGAATGGGTGAATGATTAATCTTAGCCTGAAGATTTAGCTCATTAAATAAGATTTCAGGGTAGCAGAGTTACGAAAATCAAAAAGTTCAGAAAGAACAGACAACATGactcaaatttaattttcttggtTCACTATTCATTTGCTACAAGATTAATTTATAACactaatttaacaaatatttactgggtagCCATTAGATGGCTTGGAAAATATTCAGTACACTGAATTTCATATCCCTAAACTTAAAGTTAACATAAGTAGTACAATGCAGGCTTAGAAATTTACGTCTGGGTTTCCCGGACTCAAACTTTTTGAGGGCCTTGGTTACAATAACGTTAAGATCTCTGCCTTACAGGAactttgaataattttatgttggggggttgggggtgtggtggagagagagataaaaacaAGTAATCAAATTCAGTATATATAAAGTGTATAGTGTATATGTCTGAAATACCGTTACATCAGAAAGTCCAGCCTAATGCTATCACTAGTTTTCTGTTCTGTGCTCTGCATATTGGTGAGGTTCCTGGTTCTGTGAACTAGCCATTTCTAAGGTGTCGCTATTAAAAGTCACCCTTAATTCGGTAAAAGTTCTGATCTGGCAGCCCGCAGTAGGCCATTGTATCCCGGTTAATAATAAATCCCTATCAAAGACAGTGCCACGTTTAAATATTACAAACATTTCAAAAGGCTTTTGCACTAGCTATCTTCAAGATAGCTCCCGAGATAGACAAATGAGGAAAGTGGGGcctctgaaaattaaattagGCCAAGGTCACCCTGTAAATTGGCAGTAAACCCGGCATTAAATTCAAGCACAGGCTTTTTTTTGCCCCCTGTAGGCTTAATTTAAATACAAGATCTTTTTTCCTAGGGTGGAAAGTGTAGGGACCGATTCGGTGCGGTAGAACCGATTCCCCTCCTCCACTTGCGACTCAGTCCCGGGATCTCATTCCCACGCTGCGGTTGAACAGCATGTCACCACGCTGTGCTTCTCTTGATACTCGCCTTTTACTGCACCCTTTTACCCGGAATGCCGGTACCTTACGCTCTCCTCCCAGCAGTCACTGCCTCCATCAGCCACGCGAGTGCTCACTCCAACCTTCGCTCAAGTCGCCCGGGCGCAGCCATCTTGGCTGCCACGTGACACGGCCCAAGGCGGGCACTGGGTCGCTGCCGGGCCGCTGATTGGGATTCCAGGACCGAGGTTGCGCTCAAGGGCCTTCTAGCAGTGGGAGGTGCTGTGCCGCGCAGCAATGAGGTTTGGAGACCGAGGAGGGTACTGGTTACAGCCTATCCACGCCTCAGGATAGAGACTGCAGAAAATTGTGGAATTTCCGGATGAAAATTGAGTGATCTTAAACCTGCCCCATTCGTTGAAAATCTACCTTAGGTATGTTACTTAAAACTTCCTGGCCAGTACATTATACTTCGTGTATTGACTTGGGATATATAAAAGCTGCACAACCCTTGGCGTACGAGATAGGTACTCAGTTAAAAAGAAGTCTAAAAGTACCTGAGATTTCTTTGCTTCATCGATAGTATATTCTCCCTTGGACCTTGAGCTCCTTGTGCCATGTTACGATTTGGTTGATTGTGCCACCATAATCTGAGCACCTCAAGAGCAAGCAGGAGCTTGTTTTTTTCTGAGGATCTGTGGGCCCCTGTAGAGTATTGCTTATAAAAGGATGATTAGGTGAATGAGACGAAAGAAAAACTGTTTAGAGAGCAAAGGAGTCTTGCGGATCCATCAGTCAGGACAATTGAGAATCAAAGTCTTGGACCAAACCTCTGGAGACCTCTGTTTCAGGTCTCCCCTTCGCAGCCTCTTTCCTCACTTATAAAGCAGGAGGGGAAACAGTCtcattaattattttgtaaagttGTGAGGATCCTACCAAGGCTGCTTGGAAAATCGTTGAGCTTTATCTAGGGAGAAAGTGGTATTCAAGATAAAGggcgggggggcttccctggtggcgcagtggttgggagtccgcctgccgatgtaggggacacgtgttcgtgccccggtcccggaggatcccacatccagcagggcggctaggcccatgagccatggccgctgagcctgcgcgtccggagcctgtgctccgcaacgggagaggccacaacagtgagaggcccgtgtaccgcaaaaaaaaaaaaaaaagataaacggGGAAAACTTCATAGAAGAGGTGATCAGGAGAAGACTCCGCTACCCCCACTCCTTCGCTGAGAGAGATTTATCTGATGTCAAAATTGTGGCTTGTCAAcgaaccagaaaataaaaacaggtccTCATATTCTGAGGTGGAAAGTCAGCGTACATCCCAATCGGAAAGTTTCCGAGGTAAATGAGGAGAAAGTTTGGGAAAACCAGCTTTTTAGATtctaacgtgtgtgtgtgtatgtgtgagaatATCTTTTCCCCCCTAACACTCCATTTTATACTCTTattccaatttaattttaaatggtttgAAGCTAATTTTGAAGTTAATAAATGTGCATAGTGTACAGTGTCTGTAGCATGCCATTCTGGAGTAATAAAGACAATTTTGTACGTTGAGATTTTATAAAAAATCAGTTCTTTTGAAATGTCAAGATGAAATGTCAAATTTCATCTCAAATTTATTGGCTTAAATTGCTCATAActttcctttattattctttaaagtcTGCAAAATCTGTATTGAGACCACATCTCTCTTTCTTGTTATTGGTcatctgtgtcttctcttttttatgtctgatcaatctggctaatggtttataattttttttgatcTTCTCAACTAGTTtcatatttaattgattttttttgttttgcttttttctgtgtTCAGTTTGATTGTATTCTGTTCTgatctgtattttttcctttcttattcctACCTGAGATTTAAGTTGTTCCTCTTTGTAATTTCTTAAGGAGGAAGCTGAGGTCATTGGTGTAAGATCTTTTTCTCCTCCATATATGAATTTAGCGCTATGAATTTCCTGCCAAGTACTGCTTTAACTATATCCCACAGATTTTGAAACGTTGTTCATTATTTTagttcagttcaaaatactttaaaattctctctgctttttttctttaacctgtgggttatttaaaagtgtgtcactttcctaggcttccctggtggcacagtggttaagaatctgcctgccaatgcagggaacatgggttt carries:
- the TMEM126A gene encoding transmembrane protein 126A; the protein is MENHKPDGTVKKNLFEIITRKINQLPEAERNLLENGSTYIGLNAALCGLIANSLFRRILHVTQAPVAAGLPMAVIPFLMAHVSYKGFVSLPLNTGDLHCETCTITRGGLVGLVFGGLYPVFLAIPVNGGLAARYNSALLPEKGNILNYWIRISKPVFRKMLFPILLQTGFAAYLGSRQYKLLIKALQLPEPDLEIQ